A stretch of the Amycolatopsis sp. BJA-103 genome encodes the following:
- a CDS encoding alpha/beta fold hydrolase, producing the protein MTTIRHRSVQLGDVEVFYREAGDPDAPVLLLLHGFPTSSHQFVRLMRRLAGKWRLIAPDLPGFGRTVTPEGFTFTFDRLAEVLGEFTDALELRRYALYVFDFGAPAGLRLAVSRPSAVTALITQNGNAYVEGLGPAMPDFATLTDETEAKREFAKNLEPAQIEYQYTGARDPETIDPANYLLDQYFLERPGRAEAMLDLFWDYRNNPPAYPKFQAWLREAQPPVLAVWGRNDPFFVPAGAEAFRNDVPSAEVHFFDTGHFALVEDVEPISELIDRFLTAHH; encoded by the coding sequence ATGACGACCATCCGGCACCGTTCGGTCCAGCTCGGCGACGTCGAGGTCTTCTACCGCGAGGCGGGCGATCCCGACGCGCCCGTCTTGCTCCTGCTGCACGGCTTCCCGACGTCGTCGCACCAGTTCGTCCGGCTGATGCGACGGCTCGCCGGGAAATGGCGGCTCATCGCGCCGGATCTGCCCGGCTTCGGCCGGACCGTGACCCCCGAAGGGTTCACGTTCACCTTCGACCGGCTCGCGGAAGTGCTCGGCGAGTTCACCGACGCGCTGGAGCTGCGCCGCTACGCGCTCTACGTCTTCGATTTCGGGGCTCCGGCGGGCCTGCGGCTGGCCGTCTCGCGGCCGTCCGCGGTCACGGCGCTGATCACGCAGAACGGCAACGCCTACGTCGAAGGGCTCGGGCCCGCGATGCCGGACTTCGCGACCCTTACCGACGAAACCGAGGCGAAGCGCGAATTCGCGAAGAACCTCGAACCGGCGCAGATCGAGTACCAGTACACCGGCGCCCGCGATCCGGAGACCATCGATCCCGCGAACTACCTGCTGGACCAGTACTTCCTCGAGCGTCCTGGCCGCGCGGAAGCGATGCTCGACCTGTTCTGGGACTACCGGAACAACCCTCCCGCGTACCCGAAGTTCCAGGCGTGGCTGCGGGAAGCCCAGCCCCCCGTGCTCGCCGTGTGGGGCCGCAACGACCCGTTCTTCGTCCCGGCGGGAGCCGAGGCCTTCCGGAACGATGTTCCCTCGGCGGAGGTCCATTTCTTCGACACCGGGCATTTCGCGCTGGTGGAGGACGTCGAACCGATCAGCGAGCTGATCGACCGCTTCCTGACGGCGCATCACTGA
- a CDS encoding CGNR zinc finger domain-containing protein, whose product MLDLDSLPGDDLAVNLADTVLLATSPSIDLLDDGHARFWSAQAPRLPEGARPPSAEQTRRLRSAVRELLEAAVAAREPEAWAVERINAAAAAVPASPRLTARGAETIWHGEDGGEIALAAVAVAAIDLVSGPRAAQLRRCGAHDCSMLFVAANSRRVWCTPSLCGNRVRVARHAKKG is encoded by the coding sequence ATGCTCGATCTGGACTCGCTTCCCGGTGACGATCTCGCGGTGAACCTCGCCGACACCGTCTTGCTGGCCACCTCGCCGTCGATCGATCTGCTCGACGACGGCCACGCCCGGTTCTGGTCGGCGCAGGCGCCGCGGCTGCCCGAGGGTGCTCGGCCGCCGTCGGCCGAGCAGACGAGACGGCTGCGGTCGGCGGTGCGTGAGCTGCTGGAAGCGGCCGTGGCCGCGCGGGAGCCCGAGGCGTGGGCGGTCGAGCGGATCAACGCGGCCGCGGCGGCGGTCCCGGCGAGCCCGCGGCTCACCGCTCGGGGCGCCGAGACGATCTGGCACGGCGAGGACGGCGGCGAGATCGCACTCGCCGCCGTCGCGGTGGCCGCGATCGACCTCGTGTCGGGGCCGCGCGCCGCCCAGCTGCGGCGATGCGGCGCGCACGACTGCTCGATGCTGTTCGTGGCGGCCAACAGCAGGCGGGTGTGGTGCACGCCGTCGCTGTGCGGCAACCGGGTCCGGGTCGCCCGCCACGCGAAGAAGGGCTGA
- a CDS encoding amino-acid N-acetyltransferase produces the protein MVDVPSDPLEPPLDRRPKVRRARIADVRKIKALVDSDAGTVLLEKELVTLYESVQEFWVVEDGDDVLGCGALHVLWEDIGELRTIAVDKATRGRGIGHALVGQLIDFAREIGLKRLFVLTFETRFFAGHGFVEIDGTPVTQEVYEEMRRSADPGVAEFLDLPYVKPNTLGNSRMLLEL, from the coding sequence ATGGTGGATGTGCCGTCAGACCCCCTCGAACCGCCCCTCGACCGCCGCCCGAAAGTTCGCCGGGCGCGGATCGCGGACGTCCGCAAGATCAAGGCACTGGTCGACTCCGACGCGGGGACGGTGCTGCTGGAGAAGGAACTCGTCACCCTCTACGAGAGCGTCCAGGAGTTCTGGGTGGTCGAAGACGGCGACGACGTGCTCGGCTGCGGCGCCCTCCACGTGCTGTGGGAGGACATCGGCGAGCTGCGCACCATCGCGGTCGACAAGGCCACCCGGGGTCGCGGCATCGGGCACGCGCTGGTGGGACAGCTGATCGACTTCGCCCGCGAGATCGGGCTGAAGCGATTGTTCGTGCTGACCTTCGAGACCCGTTTCTTCGCGGGCCACGGGTTCGTCGAGATCGACGGCACGCCGGTGACCCAGGAGGTCTACGAGGAGATGCGGCGCTCGGCCGATCCGGGCGTCGCGGAGTTCCTGGACCTGCCGTACGTGAAGCCGAACACTTTGGGCAACAGCCGGATGCTGCTGGAGCTTTAG
- the rimO gene encoding 30S ribosomal protein S12 methylthiotransferase RimO, producing MPSPTTDPVATRRVSLLTLGCARNEVDSEELAGRLAAGGWELAAEPEDSDVVVVNTCGFVESAKKDSVDTLLAAADTGKKVVAVGCMAERYGNELAENLPEAHAVLGFDHYADLADRLDDVVAGRKVESHTPSDRRKLLPISPVQRPTAAETVEVPGHAQHGWGPRVLRTRLDTSPVAALKIASGCDRRCSFCAIPSFRGSFVSRQPDEIVAEAMWLAENGVKEVFLVSENSTSYGKDFGRDGARALELLVPRLAAVPGIERVRVSYLQPAETRPGLVKAIATTPGVADYFDLSFQHSSETVLRRMRRFGSTDSFLALCDQIREYSPNAGIRTNVIVGFPGETEEDVAELERFLNGARLDAVGVFGYSDEDGTEAETFDGKLDESVVTERVARISALVEELTSQRAEDRIGDFVDVLIEQAEDGEDPIGRAAHQAPEVDGECVLIETDDLPSLAVGDFVRCEVVDSEGVDLIVRPAPPEADR from the coding sequence GTGCCTTCTCCCACCACTGATCCTGTCGCCACCCGCCGCGTGTCCTTGCTGACCCTCGGTTGCGCCCGCAACGAGGTCGATTCCGAGGAACTCGCCGGACGGCTGGCGGCGGGCGGCTGGGAGCTCGCCGCCGAGCCCGAGGACTCCGACGTCGTGGTCGTCAACACCTGCGGCTTCGTCGAGTCCGCCAAGAAGGATTCGGTCGACACCCTGCTCGCCGCGGCCGACACCGGCAAGAAGGTCGTCGCCGTCGGCTGCATGGCCGAGCGCTACGGCAACGAGCTGGCCGAGAACCTGCCCGAGGCCCACGCGGTCCTGGGCTTCGACCACTACGCCGACCTCGCCGACCGTCTCGACGACGTCGTGGCGGGCCGCAAGGTCGAGTCCCACACGCCTTCCGACCGCCGCAAGCTGCTGCCGATCAGCCCGGTCCAGCGCCCGACGGCCGCCGAGACGGTCGAGGTGCCGGGGCACGCGCAGCACGGCTGGGGCCCGCGCGTGCTGCGGACCCGGCTCGACACCTCCCCGGTGGCCGCGCTGAAGATCGCCTCCGGCTGCGACCGCCGCTGCTCGTTCTGCGCGATCCCGTCGTTCCGTGGCTCCTTCGTCTCCCGGCAGCCGGACGAGATCGTCGCCGAGGCCATGTGGCTCGCGGAGAACGGGGTCAAGGAGGTCTTCCTCGTCTCGGAGAACTCCACCTCCTACGGCAAGGACTTCGGCCGTGACGGCGCCCGCGCGCTGGAACTGCTGGTCCCGCGCCTGGCCGCGGTGCCCGGTATCGAGCGCGTCCGCGTCTCCTACCTGCAGCCCGCCGAGACGCGCCCCGGCCTGGTCAAGGCCATCGCGACCACCCCGGGCGTCGCCGACTACTTCGACCTGTCCTTCCAGCACTCCAGCGAGACCGTGTTGCGCCGCATGCGCCGCTTCGGCTCCACGGACTCGTTCCTCGCGCTGTGCGACCAGATCCGCGAGTACTCGCCCAACGCCGGCATCCGTACGAACGTCATCGTCGGGTTCCCCGGCGAGACCGAAGAGGACGTCGCCGAGCTGGAGCGCTTCCTGAACGGCGCGCGGCTCGACGCGGTGGGCGTCTTCGGCTACTCGGACGAGGACGGCACCGAGGCCGAGACCTTCGACGGCAAACTCGACGAGTCCGTGGTGACCGAGCGGGTCGCGCGGATTTCCGCGCTGGTCGAGGAGCTGACCTCGCAGCGGGCCGAGGACCGCATCGGCGACTTCGTCGACGTCCTGATCGAGCAGGCCGAGGACGGCGAAGACCCGATCGGCCGCGCCGCGCACCAGGCTCCCGAGGTCGACGGTGAATGCGTCCTGATCGAAACGGACGACCTTCCCTCGCTGGCGGTGGGTGACTTCGTGCGCTGTGAGGTCGTCGACTCCGAGGGTGTCGACCTGATCGTGCGGCCCGCGCCGCCCGAGGCCGACCGGTGA
- the pgsA gene encoding CDP-diacylglycerol--glycerol-3-phosphate 3-phosphatidyltransferase encodes MNAAPSDAGAGEGTGGEHARVPEATPVPTLNLANLLTMSRLVLVPLFVMALFTGDGTDTFWRAIATALFAIASFTDQVDGWVARKYGLITDFGKIADPIADKALIGAALIGLSVLGELGWWVTVVIAIREIGVTLLRFWVIRHGVIPASRGGKAKTLAQVAAITAYLLPLPVAAEPVRWVLMGLALVLTVVTGLDYVVRAVRLRAAGRRAAGT; translated from the coding sequence GTGAATGCCGCCCCGAGCGACGCCGGGGCCGGTGAGGGGACGGGCGGTGAGCATGCCCGGGTGCCCGAGGCCACCCCGGTCCCGACGCTGAACCTGGCGAACCTGCTCACGATGTCGCGGCTGGTGCTCGTGCCGCTGTTCGTGATGGCGCTGTTCACCGGCGACGGGACGGACACCTTCTGGCGGGCGATCGCCACCGCGCTGTTCGCCATCGCGTCGTTCACCGACCAGGTCGACGGCTGGGTCGCGCGCAAGTACGGGCTGATCACCGACTTCGGCAAGATCGCCGACCCGATCGCGGACAAGGCGCTGATCGGCGCCGCGCTGATCGGGCTGAGCGTGCTCGGCGAACTGGGCTGGTGGGTCACCGTCGTCATCGCGATCCGCGAGATCGGCGTGACGCTGCTGCGGTTCTGGGTGATCCGGCACGGCGTCATCCCGGCCAGCCGGGGCGGCAAGGCCAAGACGCTCGCGCAGGTCGCGGCCATCACCGCGTACCTGCTGCCCCTGCCGGTGGCCGCCGAGCCGGTGCGATGGGTGCTGATGGGCCTCGCGCTCGTGCTCACCGTCGTGACCGGCCTCGACTACGTCGTGCGCGCGGTGCGGCTGCGCGCCGCCGGACGGCGCGCAGCGGGCACATGA
- a CDS encoding CinA family protein, producing MTGTTVETLITHLIERKETVATAESLTAGLVCATLTEVPGASAVVRGGLIVYATDLKASLAGVDEDLLATHGAVHPEVAAQLAVGARDRCGATWGLGLTGVAGPAGQDGVAPGTVHVGLAGVSTLTVRTLALSGDRASVRAGAVSGAFALLGEHLA from the coding sequence ATGACCGGCACTACGGTTGAGACCTTGATCACTCACCTGATCGAGCGTAAGGAGACGGTGGCGACCGCCGAGTCGCTGACCGCCGGACTGGTGTGCGCGACGCTGACCGAGGTCCCCGGAGCGAGCGCCGTCGTCCGGGGCGGCCTGATCGTCTACGCCACCGACCTCAAGGCTTCGCTCGCCGGGGTCGACGAAGACCTCCTCGCCACCCATGGCGCGGTCCATCCCGAGGTCGCGGCTCAGTTGGCCGTCGGCGCGCGGGACCGCTGCGGCGCGACCTGGGGCCTCGGCCTGACCGGTGTCGCGGGTCCGGCGGGGCAGGACGGCGTCGCGCCCGGCACCGTCCATGTCGGTCTCGCGGGCGTGAGCACGCTCACCGTCCGCACACTGGCCTTGAGCGGCGATCGAGCCTCGGTCAGGGCCGGTGCCGTCAGCGGCGCGTTCGCCCTGCTGGGGGAACATCTCGCATGA
- a CDS encoding helix-turn-helix domain-containing protein: MTVLLREAIGDRLRHARTNQRRTLRDISRAARVSLGYLSEVERGQKEASSELLASICDALDLPLGELLHKVAADVSAIDNVEVAPVDEKVEAGKRRAPERESAEAGLEGGRLVSELIGNDLADLRISPPPRMSPALRTTISAPKMVAA; encoded by the coding sequence ATGACCGTGCTGTTGCGCGAGGCGATCGGCGACCGGCTCCGACACGCCCGCACGAACCAGCGTCGAACGCTGCGGGACATCTCCCGTGCCGCCAGGGTGAGCCTCGGCTACCTGTCCGAGGTCGAGCGTGGGCAGAAGGAGGCGTCCAGCGAGCTGCTGGCGTCCATTTGCGATGCCCTGGACCTTCCGCTGGGCGAGCTCCTGCACAAGGTCGCGGCGGACGTTTCGGCGATCGACAACGTCGAGGTCGCTCCGGTGGACGAGAAGGTCGAGGCGGGCAAGCGGCGTGCTCCGGAGCGCGAGAGCGCCGAAGCGGGCCTCGAAGGCGGCCGCCTGGTATCCGAGTTGATCGGCAACGACCTTGCCGACTTGCGGATCTCGCCGCCGCCGCGGATGAGCCCGGCCCTGCGGACGACCATTTCCGCTCCGAAGATGGTCGCCGCCTAG
- a CDS encoding PspA/IM30 family protein encodes MANPFVKFWKYMMAAFSSKIDEHADPKVQIQQAIEEAQRNHQALTQQAASVIGNQRQLEMKLNRQLGDVEKLQASTRQALVLADEARAKGDEQKATEFENAAESFAAQLVTAEQSIEDLKTLHDQSLQAAEQAKKAVERNATMLQQKLAERTKLLSQLEQAKMQEQVSASLNQMSQLAAPGNTPSLEDVRDKIEKRYTTALGSAELAQNSVQGRMMEVQASTTQLAGHSRLEQIRASMKGDSVAQVTDGKTAAAAPKASSGADIQREIQARVQAEQGKNPA; translated from the coding sequence ATGGCCAACCCGTTCGTGAAGTTCTGGAAGTACATGATGGCGGCGTTCTCGTCGAAGATCGACGAGCACGCCGACCCGAAGGTACAGATCCAGCAGGCCATCGAGGAGGCGCAGCGCAATCACCAGGCGCTGACCCAGCAGGCCGCCTCGGTGATCGGTAACCAGCGTCAGCTGGAGATGAAGCTGAACCGCCAGCTCGGCGACGTGGAGAAGCTTCAGGCTTCGACCCGCCAGGCGCTGGTGCTCGCCGACGAGGCGCGCGCCAAGGGCGACGAGCAGAAGGCGACCGAGTTCGAGAACGCGGCGGAGAGCTTCGCCGCGCAGCTCGTCACCGCCGAGCAGAGCATCGAGGACCTGAAGACCCTGCACGACCAGTCGCTTCAGGCTGCGGAGCAGGCGAAGAAGGCCGTCGAGCGCAACGCGACCATGCTGCAGCAGAAGCTGGCCGAGCGCACCAAGCTGCTTTCTCAGCTGGAGCAGGCGAAGATGCAGGAGCAGGTCTCCGCTTCGCTGAACCAGATGAGCCAGCTTGCCGCGCCGGGCAACACCCCGTCCCTGGAAGACGTTCGCGACAAGATCGAGAAGCGCTACACCACCGCGCTCGGCTCGGCCGAACTCGCACAGAACTCCGTACAGGGCCGGATGATGGAGGTCCAGGCCTCCACGACGCAGCTCGCGGGACACTCGCGACTGGAGCAGATCCGCGCGTCCATGAAGGGCGACTCCGTCGCGCAGGTGACCGACGGCAAGACCGCCGCCGCCGCGCCGAAGGCGTCGAGCGGTGCGGACATCCAGCGTGAGATCCAGGCACGGGTTCAGGCCGAACAGGGCAAGAACCCCGCCTGA
- the pspM gene encoding phage shock envelope stress response protein PspM has translation MGQGRRKDFGEFTAKLEKHIEKLPDYAQRAQEKLQRYIPPSEQGSRPSSPTASQPPRPPKPRPQMPPMPAMPKISQQLTSMAAGQIPVVADAKAKWARWNEPAAKLERRKRRTSRAMTFWILLTILCGLFAVVAATGLLKAGQADVLQAIAASAFTIVFGTFSVRSGLRLRALNRTVLPAAPAAPPPLPSARSIARAPMERLVESEASLTELLRQLSQPTSLGTMPVSEIAVADARTTATEAAQALRGLAGRIQAIERGRDSAPERERGALDAAITQLRDQLDDGVDGYGGLVAAAGHTVAASSDGMTSSKESLSDATDKLAGLAMALRELS, from the coding sequence ATGGGCCAGGGCAGGCGCAAGGACTTCGGGGAGTTCACCGCCAAGCTTGAGAAGCACATCGAGAAGCTGCCCGATTACGCCCAGCGCGCGCAGGAGAAGCTGCAGCGCTACATCCCGCCCTCCGAGCAGGGTTCCCGGCCCTCCTCACCGACGGCGTCGCAGCCACCGCGGCCGCCGAAGCCGCGGCCGCAGATGCCGCCGATGCCCGCCATGCCGAAGATCTCGCAGCAGCTGACGTCGATGGCGGCGGGCCAGATCCCGGTCGTGGCCGACGCGAAGGCCAAGTGGGCCCGCTGGAACGAGCCCGCCGCCAAGCTGGAGAGACGCAAGCGCCGGACGTCGCGCGCGATGACCTTCTGGATCCTCCTCACCATCCTTTGTGGACTGTTCGCCGTGGTCGCCGCCACCGGTCTGTTGAAGGCGGGCCAGGCCGACGTCCTCCAGGCCATCGCGGCCAGCGCGTTCACCATCGTCTTCGGCACTTTCAGTGTCCGATCGGGACTGCGGCTGCGCGCGCTCAACCGCACGGTGCTGCCCGCCGCGCCCGCCGCTCCGCCGCCGCTGCCCTCGGCACGGTCCATCGCGCGGGCGCCGATGGAGCGCCTCGTCGAGAGCGAGGCTTCGCTGACGGAGCTGCTTCGCCAGCTTTCGCAGCCGACGTCGCTCGGCACCATGCCGGTGTCGGAGATCGCCGTGGCGGACGCCCGGACCACCGCCACGGAGGCCGCGCAGGCCCTTCGCGGGCTGGCCGGCCGGATCCAGGCCATCGAACGCGGACGTGACTCCGCGCCCGAGCGGGAACGAGGCGCCCTCGACGCCGCCATCACGCAGCTGCGGGATCAGCTCGACGACGGCGTCGATGGCTACGGCGGTCTCGTCGCGGCCGCCGGGCACACCGTCGCCGCGAGCTCGGACGGCATGACGTCGTCCAAGGAATCGCTCTCCGACGCGACGGACAAGCTCGCCGGACTGGCCATGGCCCTGCGCGAGCTTTCCTGA
- a CDS encoding FAD-dependent monooxygenase, with protein sequence MRNRRILISGAGIAGPALAYWLRRHGFDPTVVERAPTPRRGGQAVDVRGVAIDLVERMGIIDQVRAAQVGTKGMSLVNATGKPVASLEGGFGVIDDRDVEILREDLGGILREASGSDVEYLFGDSITALTQDEVGVEVTFERAGSRTFDLVIGADGLHSGVRALAFGEESRFVHQLDDLYLAIFTTPNHLGLDHWQLGHSAPGLTASITSVRDDTEARAVFFFTAKDPRLGDRDPHGQMRILKDTFAGMGWEVPRLMDFMPDAPDFYFDTMSQVRMDSWSAGRVALVGDAGYGASPLSGQGTSLALVGAYVLAGELAAADGDHPVAFARYAERMRNFVELNQKLALGAAKHLAPKTRAGVWLQRANLRMLRHLPWKDAMIRAITKEVREASVAIELKDYRRVPA encoded by the coding sequence ATGCGGAACCGAAGAATCCTGATTTCCGGGGCGGGTATCGCCGGCCCCGCGCTGGCCTACTGGCTGCGGCGGCACGGCTTCGACCCCACGGTGGTGGAGCGCGCGCCCACGCCGAGACGCGGCGGCCAAGCGGTGGACGTCCGCGGAGTGGCGATCGACCTCGTCGAGCGGATGGGGATCATCGACCAGGTCCGGGCTGCCCAGGTCGGCACCAAGGGGATGTCCCTGGTCAACGCGACGGGCAAGCCGGTGGCGAGCCTCGAAGGCGGCTTCGGGGTGATCGACGACCGAGACGTCGAGATCCTGCGCGAGGACCTCGGCGGCATCCTTCGCGAGGCGAGCGGATCGGACGTCGAGTACCTCTTCGGCGACTCGATCACCGCGCTCACCCAAGACGAGGTCGGGGTCGAGGTCACGTTCGAACGCGCCGGATCGCGCACCTTCGATCTGGTGATCGGGGCGGACGGACTGCACTCAGGGGTGCGCGCACTGGCCTTCGGCGAGGAATCCCGGTTCGTCCACCAGCTCGACGACCTGTACCTGGCCATCTTCACCACCCCCAATCACCTCGGCCTCGACCACTGGCAACTGGGCCACAGCGCGCCCGGCCTGACGGCGAGCATCACCAGCGTGCGTGACGACACCGAGGCGAGGGCGGTCTTCTTCTTCACCGCGAAAGACCCGCGCCTCGGCGACAGGGACCCCCACGGGCAGATGCGGATCCTCAAGGACACCTTCGCCGGGATGGGCTGGGAAGTGCCCCGGCTGATGGACTTCATGCCGGATGCGCCCGACTTCTACTTCGACACGATGTCCCAGGTCCGCATGGACTCCTGGTCGGCGGGCCGCGTGGCGCTGGTCGGCGACGCCGGCTACGGCGCGTCCCCGCTTTCGGGCCAGGGCACCAGTCTCGCCCTGGTGGGTGCGTACGTCCTGGCCGGAGAACTGGCCGCCGCCGACGGCGACCATCCGGTGGCGTTCGCCCGTTACGCGGAGCGGATGCGGAATTTCGTGGAGCTGAACCAGAAACTGGCGCTGGGAGCCGCGAAACACCTGGCGCCGAAGACCCGCGCGGGCGTCTGGCTGCAGCGCGCGAATCTGCGGATGCTGCGCCACCTCCCCTGGAAGGACGCCATGATCCGCGCCATCACCAAGGAGGTCCGGGAGGCCTCGGTCGCGATCGAACTGAAGGACTACCGGCGTGTGCCCGCCTGA
- a CDS encoding MerR family transcriptional regulator, with amino-acid sequence MKLKELSQRGGVPIPTIKYYLREGLLPKGDPLGETKADYGDRHLDRLRIIRSLVEIGEVPIAVIRQILAAVDDETVPATVLLATALSALGAGPSSDAAPAGDRTGAESLIAGQGWQVSPGSTAPDQLAAALGALRLVGLPADAAQLAPYTRAALEMAGHQLPLLPDPARREEFAARAVIGAVLYDRLLLALLRLAKENISMRRDGR; translated from the coding sequence GTGAAGCTCAAGGAACTGAGTCAGCGCGGGGGTGTGCCCATCCCGACCATCAAGTACTACCTGCGCGAGGGCCTGTTGCCGAAGGGCGATCCGCTCGGTGAGACCAAAGCGGACTACGGGGACCGTCACCTGGACCGATTGCGGATCATCCGCTCCCTGGTCGAGATCGGCGAGGTGCCCATCGCGGTGATCCGGCAGATCCTCGCCGCCGTCGACGACGAGACGGTGCCGGCCACGGTATTGCTCGCGACGGCGCTGAGCGCACTGGGTGCCGGGCCGTCGTCCGACGCCGCCCCGGCGGGCGACCGCACCGGGGCCGAGTCCTTGATCGCCGGGCAGGGCTGGCAAGTGAGTCCCGGGTCCACCGCGCCCGATCAGCTCGCGGCCGCGCTCGGTGCGCTGCGCCTGGTCGGGCTGCCCGCCGACGCCGCGCAGCTCGCCCCGTACACCCGGGCCGCGCTCGAAATGGCCGGGCATCAGCTGCCGTTGTTGCCCGACCCTGCCCGAAGGGAAGAGTTCGCGGCGAGAGCGGTCATCGGAGCGGTCCTTTATGACCGCCTGCTCCTCGCGCTGCTGAGGCTGGCCAAGGAGAACATCTCGATGCGGCGGGATGGCCGCTGA